A portion of the Streptococcus urinalis 2285-97 genome contains these proteins:
- the addA gene encoding helicase-exonuclease AddAB subunit AddA — translation MNYEPFLDKEAIEKLKIEELSSDKQQKRTSEQIEAIYSSGQNILISASAGSGKTFVMVERIMDMIKRGVSIDRLFISTFTVKAAGELKDRLRTKLQTAIKEETSPQEKNRLNDQINAISLADIGTMDAFTQKLVNQYGYLIGVSPQFRILQDVTEQDIFKNTIFTELFESYLNGKDAKLFRQLVRNFSGNRKDNYAFKQLVYAIYQFSQSTENPKEWLETTFLKASLDLQSFDAISNQRINQFLEIMHQTADSLKDLTDLEEYPRFKKDGKPTKKYTQHLALIEKLHESALHFETDYGKEKLSQLAKELAALLPSGTDITIAKVSYSVFKAIQNEIQYFRHLETIFQYQPETILLLELLQSFVLTFSQQYLALKKEENCFEFGDIAHFAIQILEENQVIRQTFQEKYHEVMVDEYQDNNHTQERLLELLSNGHNRFMVGDIKQSIYRFRQADPAIFNAKFQDYLNHPQHGKLIILKENFRSQNEVISVTNQVFKHLMDVQIGDIDYDDNHSLKAGSERQLIAKPENKAQILLYDNSLQDNSEYKEESANPIDPGEVKIIAKEIIRLHNHENVAFNEITLLVSSRTRNDSIIRLFNQYGIPLAADGGEQNYLQSVEVMVMLETLRTIDNPLNDYALIALLRSPMFFFDEDDLARISLQGKKDKKKENFYEKLKNAKAHSGEHPELITADLSQKIVTFETYLDKWRTLSRNTALYELIWTIYNDRFYFDYVGDSPKAEQAQANLYALALRANQFEKNGFRGLSRFINMIDHIIEAENDLASVEAVVPKDAVSLMTIHKSKGLEFPYVFILNIDKKFSFTDVNAQAILSRKNGIGIKYTADFKEALQETILPSVPVVLETLPYQVNRAELKLATLSEQMRLLYVAMTRAEKKLYLVGKANQDKWETKFQMESENQKIPLIERQSMSSFMEWLLAIDHIFKDTKEYMEITYISDHELSDDKIGQLKQTDKIRANVVLKERQSQEIVDALKRLEAVQILNKQYEPAINQPAVRTPSQVKKLYEPVQDTEGVDIEKDSYSKSRQFELPSLDKRLDIKATQIGSSIHELMQRLPLEAEITESVIEKTIDEMLLPTELRRQIDSKMIFDFFNHTKLGQLMLSYPENLFREAPFAMLKKDDISHEDYVIRGIIDGYFVFENQLILFDYKTDHYKNTLDVVKRYKGQMSLYAESLLKAYPNREIKSFLILLGGKQVEVVEVNN, via the coding sequence ATGAACTATGAACCTTTTTTAGATAAAGAAGCTATTGAAAAGTTAAAGATTGAGGAATTATCCTCAGATAAGCAACAAAAAAGAACATCAGAACAGATTGAAGCTATCTATAGTAGTGGCCAAAATATTTTAATTTCAGCGTCTGCAGGATCTGGAAAAACCTTTGTCATGGTTGAGAGAATAATGGATATGATTAAACGAGGTGTTTCGATAGACCGACTTTTCATATCAACTTTTACTGTAAAGGCGGCAGGTGAATTAAAAGATCGTTTAAGAACAAAACTTCAAACAGCAATTAAAGAAGAAACTTCTCCTCAAGAAAAAAATCGCTTAAATGATCAGATTAACGCGATTTCACTAGCTGATATTGGGACTATGGATGCTTTTACACAAAAGTTGGTTAATCAATATGGTTATCTTATCGGAGTTTCTCCACAATTTAGAATACTTCAGGATGTGACTGAACAGGATATTTTTAAAAATACCATTTTCACTGAATTATTTGAATCTTATTTAAATGGAAAAGATGCTAAACTATTTAGACAATTGGTTCGAAATTTTTCAGGAAATCGAAAAGACAACTATGCTTTCAAACAATTGGTTTATGCTATTTATCAATTTAGCCAATCAACAGAAAATCCAAAAGAATGGTTAGAAACAACATTTTTAAAAGCCAGTTTAGACTTACAATCTTTTGATGCCATTTCAAATCAACGTATCAATCAATTTTTAGAAATAATGCACCAAACTGCTGATTCTCTAAAAGATTTAACAGATTTAGAAGAGTATCCACGTTTTAAGAAAGATGGTAAACCCACAAAAAAATACACTCAACATTTAGCATTAATCGAGAAATTACATGAGAGTGCACTACACTTTGAAACTGATTATGGTAAAGAAAAACTGAGTCAACTAGCAAAAGAATTGGCTGCATTATTACCATCAGGAACGGATATTACTATTGCAAAGGTTTCTTATTCCGTTTTTAAGGCTATTCAAAATGAAATTCAATATTTTAGACACTTAGAGACTATTTTTCAATACCAGCCTGAAACAATTCTTTTACTTGAACTATTGCAGTCCTTTGTATTGACTTTTTCACAACAGTATTTAGCTTTGAAGAAAGAAGAAAATTGTTTTGAGTTTGGGGATATTGCACATTTTGCAATTCAGATTTTAGAAGAAAATCAAGTGATTAGACAAACTTTTCAAGAGAAATATCATGAAGTTATGGTCGATGAGTATCAGGATAATAACCATACTCAAGAAAGATTATTAGAGCTATTATCAAATGGTCATAATCGCTTTATGGTAGGTGATATTAAACAATCAATTTATAGGTTTAGACAAGCAGATCCAGCTATTTTTAATGCTAAATTTCAAGACTATTTAAACCATCCCCAACATGGCAAACTAATTATTTTAAAAGAAAATTTTAGAAGTCAAAATGAAGTGATTTCAGTAACAAATCAGGTGTTTAAACACTTAATGGATGTCCAAATAGGTGATATCGATTATGATGACAATCATTCTTTAAAAGCTGGAAGTGAAAGGCAATTAATTGCAAAACCAGAAAATAAAGCTCAGATTTTACTTTATGACAATAGTCTTCAAGATAATTCTGAATATAAAGAAGAATCAGCTAATCCTATAGATCCAGGTGAAGTTAAGATAATTGCCAAAGAAATTATCAGATTGCATAATCATGAGAATGTTGCATTTAATGAAATCACCTTGTTAGTCTCCTCTAGAACAAGAAATGATAGTATAATTAGACTGTTTAATCAGTATGGCATTCCTTTAGCTGCTGATGGAGGAGAGCAAAATTACCTTCAGTCGGTTGAAGTAATGGTCATGCTTGAAACACTAAGAACAATTGATAATCCTTTGAATGATTATGCATTAATTGCTTTACTTCGTTCGCCAATGTTCTTTTTTGATGAAGATGATTTAGCTAGAATTTCTCTTCAAGGTAAAAAGGATAAGAAAAAAGAAAATTTCTATGAAAAACTAAAAAATGCCAAGGCTCATTCAGGAGAACATCCTGAACTAATAACAGCTGACCTTTCACAAAAAATAGTTACTTTTGAAACCTATTTAGATAAATGGAGAACATTATCTAGAAATACAGCACTTTATGAATTAATTTGGACCATTTACAACGACCGATTTTATTTTGATTATGTTGGAGATAGCCCCAAAGCAGAACAAGCACAAGCTAATCTTTATGCATTAGCACTTAGGGCCAACCAATTTGAAAAGAATGGTTTTAGAGGTTTATCACGATTTATTAATATGATTGATCATATTATTGAAGCAGAAAATGATTTAGCTTCTGTTGAAGCGGTTGTTCCAAAAGATGCAGTTAGTTTAATGACAATTCATAAATCAAAAGGGCTTGAATTTCCATATGTGTTTATTTTGAATATTGACAAAAAATTTAGTTTCACTGATGTCAATGCTCAAGCAATATTAAGTCGAAAAAATGGAATTGGAATAAAGTACACTGCAGATTTTAAAGAAGCTCTACAAGAGACAATTCTTCCTAGTGTCCCTGTAGTATTAGAAACACTTCCTTATCAGGTCAATCGTGCTGAACTAAAATTAGCAACCCTATCAGAACAAATGAGATTACTCTATGTTGCGATGACAAGAGCAGAAAAGAAACTTTATCTTGTTGGTAAAGCAAATCAAGATAAATGGGAAACTAAATTTCAGATGGAGTCTGAAAACCAAAAAATCCCTCTTATCGAGAGACAATCAATGTCAAGTTTTATGGAATGGTTATTAGCGATTGATCACATATTTAAAGATACCAAAGAATATATGGAGATCACTTATATTTCTGATCATGAGTTATCAGATGACAAAATAGGCCAGCTAAAACAAACTGATAAGATTAGAGCAAATGTAGTCTTAAAAGAGAGACAGAGTCAAGAGATTGTTGATGCCCTAAAACGACTTGAAGCTGTTCAAATCTTAAACAAGCAATATGAACCAGCTATCAATCAACCAGCTGTTAGAACGCCAAGTCAAGTCAAGAAACTATACGAGCCAGTACAAGATACAGAAGGCGTTGATATTGAAAAGGACTCTTACTCAAAATCAAGACAATTTGAATTACCAAGTTTAGACAAAAGGTTAGATATCAAAGCGACACAAATCGGATCTAGTATTCATGAATTAATGCAAAGACTCCCACTAGAAGCTGAAATAACAGAATCTGTAATTGAAAAAACCATTGATGAGATGTTATTGCCAACTGAATTAAGGCGCCAAATAGATTCTAAAATGATATTTGATTTTTTCAATCATACAAAACTAGGTCAGTTGATGCTTTCTTATCCTGAAAATCTTTTTCGTGAAGCTCCTTTTGCAATGTTAAAAAAAGATGATATCAGTCATGAAGATTATGTCATTCGTGGAATTATAGATGGTTATTTTGTTTTTGAAAATCAATTGATATTATTTGATTATAAGACAGATCACTATAAAAATACTTTAGATGTGGTAAAGCGGTATAAAGGTCAAATGTCACTTTATGCAGAAAGTCTTTTGAAAGCTTATCCTAATAGAGAAATTAAGTCATTTTTGATTTTATTGGGTGGTAAGCAAGTTGAAGTAGTTGAAGTAAATAACTAA
- the trhO gene encoding oxygen-dependent tRNA uridine(34) hydroxylase TrhO yields MSDKIRVLLYYKYVAIENAEEYAKKHLEFCKSIGLKGRILIADEGINGTVSGDYETTQKYMDWVHSDDRFADLWFKIDEEEEQAFKKMFVRYKKEIVHLGLEDNDFDQDINPLETTGEYLSPKQFKEALLDDNTVVLDTRNDYEYDLGHFRGAIRPDIRNFRELPQWVRDNKEKFMEKRVVVYCTGGVRCEKFSGWMVREGFKDVGQLHGGIATYGKDPEVQGDLWDGAMYVFDERIAVPINHVEPTVIARDYFDGQPCERYVNCANPFCNKQIFASEENEAKYLRGCSPECRAHEKNRYVAEHGLTRQEWSDRLEAIGEYLPESVMA; encoded by the coding sequence ATGTCTGACAAGATTAGAGTATTACTTTACTACAAATATGTAGCTATTGAAAATGCTGAAGAATATGCAAAAAAACACCTTGAATTTTGTAAATCAATTGGCTTAAAAGGTAGAATTTTAATAGCTGATGAAGGGATTAATGGAACAGTCTCTGGTGATTATGAAACAACGCAAAAATATATGGATTGGGTTCATAGTGATGATCGTTTTGCTGATTTATGGTTCAAGATAGATGAAGAAGAAGAACAAGCTTTCAAGAAAATGTTTGTTCGTTACAAAAAAGAAATTGTTCATTTAGGTCTTGAAGATAATGACTTTGACCAAGATATCAATCCTTTGGAAACTACTGGCGAATATTTAAGTCCAAAACAGTTTAAAGAAGCATTACTTGATGACAATACTGTTGTATTAGATACACGTAATGACTACGAATATGATTTGGGACATTTTAGAGGAGCAATCAGACCAGATATTCGTAACTTCCGTGAATTACCTCAATGGGTTCGTGATAACAAAGAAAAATTTATGGAAAAACGTGTGGTTGTTTATTGTACAGGTGGTGTACGCTGTGAGAAATTTTCTGGCTGGATGGTTCGTGAAGGCTTTAAAGATGTTGGTCAATTACATGGCGGAATCGCAACTTACGGTAAAGACCCAGAAGTTCAAGGCGACTTATGGGATGGTGCTATGTATGTTTTTGATGAGAGAATCGCAGTTCCGATTAATCATGTAGAGCCAACCGTTATTGCGCGTGATTACTTTGATGGTCAACCATGCGAACGCTATGTGAATTGTGCAAATCCGTTTTGTAACAAACAAATTTTTGCATCAGAAGAAAATGAAGCAAAATACTTACGTGGTTGCTCACCTGAATGTCGCGCTCATGAAAAAAACCGTTATGTTGCTGAGCACGGTTTAACTAGACAAGAATGGTCAGATCGTTTGGAAGCCATTGGAGAATATTTACCAGAATCTGTAATGGCTTAA
- a CDS encoding DUF3042 family protein, with the protein MSKKFQFAKGLVTGVVATAATVAGAVFAVKKTIIEPEEEKAAFVEENRKKAARRRVAR; encoded by the coding sequence ATGAGTAAAAAATTTCAATTTGCAAAAGGTTTAGTTACAGGTGTTGTTGCTACAGCAGCAACAGTGGCTGGTGCAGTATTTGCTGTTAAAAAGACTATTATTGAACCAGAAGAAGAAAAAGCTGCATTTGTTGAAGAAAATCGCAAAAAAGCTGCTCGTCGTCGTGTTGCTCGCTAA
- the miaA gene encoding tRNA (adenosine(37)-N6)-dimethylallyltransferase MiaA yields MQKIIVIVGPTAIGKSDLGIKLAKIYNGEIISGDSQQVYRQLDIGTAKVTKQEQEEIKHHLIDVRDVTDSYSAFDFVQEAQKAISEIAEKSKLPIIVGGTGLYIQSLIEGYHLGGQVDQKKVLSLRAELEQLDNEDIKSILEEKKIVIDQYNKRRSIRAIEIETFGKKLENDHPNYDVLLIGLNDDRQTIYDRINRRVDNMIKNGILDEARYLYDYYPEVQATRAIGYKEFFPYFSGEITLFDASEKLKQNTRRFAKRQLTWFKNRMDVTFFDISKPESQFEIKELIENFIQS; encoded by the coding sequence ATGCAAAAAATTATTGTTATTGTTGGTCCAACAGCAATAGGCAAGAGTGATTTAGGTATTAAACTAGCAAAAATCTATAATGGTGAAATTATTTCTGGTGATAGTCAGCAAGTATATCGTCAGTTAGATATTGGTACTGCCAAAGTTACAAAACAAGAACAAGAAGAGATTAAACATCATTTAATAGATGTCAGAGATGTTACTGATAGTTATTCTGCATTTGATTTTGTTCAAGAGGCCCAAAAGGCTATAAGTGAAATTGCTGAAAAATCTAAATTACCAATTATTGTTGGAGGCACGGGTCTATATATTCAAAGTCTCATTGAAGGCTATCATCTAGGCGGTCAAGTTGATCAAAAAAAAGTTTTATCATTGAGAGCAGAATTAGAACAGCTAGATAACGAGGACATAAAATCAATTTTAGAAGAAAAAAAGATTGTCATTGATCAGTACAATAAGAGACGATCTATCAGAGCAATTGAAATAGAAACTTTTGGGAAAAAGCTTGAGAATGATCACCCAAATTATGATGTCTTATTAATTGGACTTAACGATGATCGTCAGACTATTTATGATAGAATTAATAGACGCGTTGATAATATGATAAAAAATGGCATTTTAGATGAAGCTAGATACCTCTATGATTATTATCCAGAAGTTCAAGCAACACGTGCGATTGGTTATAAAGAATTTTTCCCCTATTTTTCAGGAGAAATCACTCTTTTTGATGCTAGTGAAAAATTAAAACAAAACACGAGAAGATTTGCAAAAAGACAGTTAACATGGTTCAAAAATAGAATGGATGTCACTTTTTTTGATATTTCCAAACCTGAAAGTCAATTTGAAATCAAAGAATTAATTGAAAATTTCATACAATCTTAA
- the pepT gene encoding peptidase T, with protein MTYENLLSRFLTYVKINTRSNPESQTTPTTQSQVDFALKTLKPELEAIGLTDIHYLESNGYLVATLPANDQSFTKKIGFISHMDTADFNAENVNPQVIENYDGKAISLGESGFELSPKEFPNLNHYLGQTLITTDGTTLLGSDDKSGIAEIITAVEYLSKHPEIKHGDIRVGFGPDEEIGIGADKFDVTDFDVDFAYTVDGGPLGELQYETFSAAELKVDFIGRNVHPGTAKDQMINALQLAIDFHNQLPENDRPEKTDGYQGFYHLHGMSGTVETAQSVYIIRDFEDTNFQERKDKVQEIAKTLNQAYGEERVIVTLKDQYYNMKKVIEKDMTPINIAKSVMESLDIKPIIEPIRGGTDGSKISFMGIPTPNIFAGGENMHGRFEYVSLETMEKAVDVIIGISSYQA; from the coding sequence ATGACATACGAAAATTTATTAAGTCGTTTTTTGACTTATGTCAAAATAAATACACGGAGTAATCCGGAAAGCCAAACGACACCAACGACTCAAAGTCAAGTTGATTTTGCCTTAAAAACATTGAAACCAGAATTAGAAGCCATTGGTTTAACAGATATCCACTATCTAGAAAGTAATGGTTATCTTGTTGCTACATTGCCAGCAAATGACCAAAGTTTCACCAAAAAAATTGGTTTTATCTCTCACATGGACACAGCCGATTTTAATGCAGAAAATGTTAATCCACAAGTTATCGAAAATTATGATGGAAAAGCTATTTCACTTGGTGAATCAGGTTTTGAACTATCGCCAAAAGAATTTCCAAACCTAAATCATTACTTGGGACAAACTTTGATTACAACGGATGGAACAACTTTGCTTGGTTCAGATGATAAATCAGGTATTGCTGAGATTATTACAGCGGTAGAATACCTTTCAAAACATCCTGAAATAAAACATGGTGACATTCGAGTTGGTTTTGGTCCAGATGAAGAAATTGGAATTGGTGCTGATAAATTTGATGTAACCGATTTTGACGTTGATTTTGCTTATACTGTTGACGGTGGCCCGCTTGGAGAATTACAGTACGAAACTTTCAGTGCTGCAGAACTAAAAGTTGACTTCATAGGCAGAAATGTTCACCCAGGAACAGCTAAAGATCAAATGATTAATGCCTTGCAATTGGCTATTGACTTTCATAATCAATTACCTGAAAATGATAGACCTGAAAAAACGGATGGTTATCAAGGATTTTATCACCTACACGGGATGTCTGGAACAGTAGAAACAGCTCAAAGTGTCTATATTATTCGTGATTTTGAAGATACTAATTTCCAAGAACGTAAAGATAAAGTTCAAGAAATTGCCAAAACTCTTAACCAAGCGTATGGTGAAGAACGAGTGATTGTAACTTTGAAAGATCAATATTATAATATGAAAAAAGTCATTGAAAAAGATATGACACCAATTAATATTGCTAAGTCTGTCATGGAATCTCTTGATATTAAACCTATTATCGAACCAATTCGTGGTGGTACTGATGGCTCAAAAATATCATTTATGGGGATTCCAACACCAAATATTTTTGCAGGTGGTGAAAATATGCACGGTCGATTCGAATATGTGAGCCTTGAGACAATGGAAAAAGCAGTTGATGTCATTATTGGAATCAGCTCATATCAAGCTTGA
- a CDS encoding EbsA family protein, producing MIKLFGKIRYHWQPELSWLIVYWSITIAPIFIGLSLLYERTEIPSQVFVLFAIFIILVGIGIHRYFIIEENGKLRVVSLKLFGPRRIEISKIKKIEVTKSSVIIILPEKKYTYYMRKWPKKYFLDAIAINPYFKGEVELTDNLTKLDYFETYQQEKNT from the coding sequence TTGATAAAATTATTTGGTAAAATTAGATATCACTGGCAACCTGAATTATCATGGTTAATTGTATATTGGTCAATAACGATTGCACCTATTTTTATTGGACTTTCACTGTTATATGAAAGAACAGAAATTCCTAGTCAAGTATTTGTTCTATTTGCCATATTTATTATTTTAGTTGGAATTGGAATACATCGATACTTTATTATTGAAGAAAATGGCAAATTAAGAGTTGTTTCTCTAAAACTATTTGGTCCAAGACGGATTGAGATTTCTAAAATAAAAAAAATAGAAGTTACAAAGTCAAGTGTCATTATTATTTTACCTGAAAAAAAATACACTTACTATATGAGAAAATGGCCTAAAAAATATTTTTTAGATGCAATAGCAATTAATCCTTATTTTAAAGGTGAAGTAGAATTAACGGATAATCTTACTAAACTTGATTATTTTGAAACTTACCAACAAGAAAAAAACACTTAA
- a CDS encoding ferredoxin encodes MKISLIPEKCIACGLCQTYSSIFDYDDEGIVKFSQSDEKSMIVSDQDKDALLAVKSCPTKALIID; translated from the coding sequence ATGAAAATATCACTTATACCTGAAAAATGTATCGCATGTGGTCTCTGTCAGACCTATTCATCCATCTTTGATTATGACGATGAAGGTATCGTTAAATTTTCTCAGTCAGACGAAAAAAGTATGATTGTATCTGATCAAGACAAAGATGCTCTTTTAGCTGTAAAATCTTGCCCAACTAAAGCACTTATTATTGATTAA
- a CDS encoding SAG1386/EF1546 family surface-associated protein: MAKKPWEEKIVDDTRESRTQKNRGPLISTPWLTALLSAFFVILVVALFVVFYTSNRGANKETETSGFYGASSSKVSNSKKASNSKSKTKSSVKESSTSSSSVASSASSSSTETSTSSSSGNGQTITVQSGEGAASIAARAGISVSQLESLNPDHMTQGYWYANPGDQVYIN; this comes from the coding sequence ATGGCAAAAAAACCATGGGAAGAAAAAATTGTAGACGATACAAGAGAGAGCAGAACACAAAAAAATAGAGGTCCATTAATCAGTACACCATGGTTAACTGCTTTGTTAAGTGCTTTCTTTGTTATCTTAGTTGTGGCCTTATTTGTTGTATTTTATACATCAAACAGGGGTGCTAACAAAGAAACCGAAACTTCTGGATTTTATGGTGCTTCATCAAGTAAAGTTTCAAATTCTAAAAAAGCGTCTAATTCAAAATCAAAAACAAAATCATCTGTTAAAGAATCAAGTACAAGTTCTTCATCAGTAGCTTCTTCAGCTTCATCTTCAAGTACTGAAACATCTACCAGTTCTTCATCAGGAAATGGTCAAACCATTACCGTTCAATCTGGTGAAGGTGCAGCATCAATTGCTGCTCGAGCAGGTATTTCTGTGAGTCAACTTGAGTCACTAAATCCTGACCATATGACACAAGGTTACTGGTATGCTAATCCAGGTGATCAAGTTTACATTAATTAA
- the cmk gene encoding (d)CMP kinase, translated as MRNITIAIDGPASSGKSTVAKIIARNLGYTYLDTGAMYRSATYLALENNINPENISKLLELLADNPIRFGKTEDGQQKVFVGDKEVTDTIRQPEITNNVSWVSALPEVREELVSQQRRIAKEGSIIMDGRDIGTVVLPDAELKIFLVASVEERAQRRYKENLSKGITTDFDTLKDEIATRDYKDSHREVSPLKAADDAILFDTTGVDIDGVVQFIQEKAEKKIDMKNK; from the coding sequence ATGAGAAATATAACTATTGCAATTGACGGACCGGCTTCAAGTGGAAAAAGTACTGTAGCCAAGATTATCGCTAGAAATCTTGGCTACACTTATTTAGACACTGGAGCTATGTATCGTTCAGCCACTTATCTAGCATTAGAAAATAATATTAATCCGGAAAATATTTCTAAACTTTTAGAGTTATTAGCAGATAATCCTATAAGATTTGGAAAGACAGAAGATGGTCAGCAAAAAGTTTTTGTTGGCGATAAAGAGGTAACTGATACCATTCGACAACCTGAAATAACAAATAATGTTTCTTGGGTTTCCGCATTACCTGAAGTGAGAGAAGAATTAGTATCTCAACAAAGAAGGATTGCAAAAGAAGGTTCTATTATTATGGATGGTAGAGATATCGGAACTGTTGTATTACCAGATGCTGAATTAAAAATATTCTTAGTTGCATCTGTTGAAGAAAGGGCTCAAAGAAGATATAAAGAAAATCTTTCTAAAGGGATCACTACTGACTTTGATACATTAAAAGATGAAATTGCAACTAGAGATTACAAAGATAGTCATAGAGAAGTTTCTCCTTTGAAAGCGGCTGATGATGCTATTCTATTTGATACTACCGGAGTAGATATTGATGGTGTTGTCCAATTTATTCAAGAAAAAGCAGAAAAAAAGATTGACATGAAAAATAAGTAG
- the infC gene encoding translation initiation factor IF-3, producing the protein MKIIAKKDLFINDEIRVREVRLVGLDGEQLGIKPLSEAQSIADNANVDLVLIQPQATPPVAKIMDYGKFKFEYQKKQKEQRKKQSVVTVKEVRLSPVIDKGDFDTKLRNGRKFLEKGNKVKVSIRFKGRMITHKEIGAKVLAEFAEATQDIAIIEQRAKMDGRQMFMQLAPIPDKK; encoded by the coding sequence GTGAAGATTATAGCTAAGAAAGATCTATTTATCAATGATGAAATTCGCGTACGTGAAGTTCGTCTAGTTGGTCTTGATGGTGAACAACTAGGTATTAAACCATTATCAGAAGCGCAATCAATTGCAGATAATGCTAATGTTGATTTGGTTTTAATCCAACCACAAGCTACACCACCTGTTGCTAAAATTATGGACTATGGAAAGTTCAAATTTGAGTATCAAAAGAAACAAAAAGAACAACGCAAAAAACAAAGTGTTGTTACGGTTAAAGAAGTACGTCTAAGTCCTGTTATTGATAAAGGTGACTTTGACACAAAACTTCGTAATGGTCGTAAATTCCTTGAAAAAGGAAATAAAGTAAAAGTTTCTATTCGATTTAAAGGTCGTATGATCACTCATAAAGAAATTGGAGCAAAGGTACTAGCTGAATTTGCTGAAGCGACACAAGATATCGCAATCATTGAGCAAAGAGCAAAAATGGATGGTCGCCAAATGTTTATGCAACTTGCACCAATTCCTGACAAAAAATAA
- the rpmI gene encoding 50S ribosomal protein L35 encodes MPKQKTHRASAKRFKRTGSGGLKRFRAFTSHRFHGKTKKQRRHLRKAGMVHSGDYKRIKAMLTRLK; translated from the coding sequence ATGCCAAAACAAAAAACACACCGCGCATCAGCTAAACGTTTTAAACGTACAGGTTCAGGTGGATTGAAACGCTTCCGTGCCTTTACATCACACCGTTTCCACGGTAAAACTAAAAAACAACGTCGTCATCTTCGTAAAGCAGGAATGGTACATTCTGGAGATTACAAACGTATTAAAGCAATGCTTACTCGTCTTAAATAA
- the rplT gene encoding 50S ribosomal protein L20 gives MARVKGGVVSRKRRKRVLKLAKGYYGAKHILFRTAKEQVMNSYYYAYRDRRQKKRDFRKLWITRINAAARMNGLSYSQLMHGLKLAEIEVNRKILADLAVNDAAAFTALADAAKDKLGK, from the coding sequence ATGGCTCGTGTTAAAGGTGGAGTTGTTTCACGTAAACGTCGTAAACGTGTACTTAAATTAGCAAAAGGTTACTATGGTGCAAAACATATCTTGTTCCGTACTGCAAAAGAACAAGTAATGAATTCTTACTACTATGCATACCGTGACCGTCGTCAGAAAAAACGTGACTTCCGTAAATTATGGATTACACGTATCAATGCGGCTGCTCGTATGAATGGTTTATCATATTCACAATTAATGCATGGTTTGAAACTTGCTGAAATTGAAGTAAACCGTAAAATACTTGCTGATTTGGCTGTTAATGATGCTGCTGCATTTACTGCATTAGCTGATGCTGCTAAAGATAAATTAGGTAAATAA